The genomic interval GTAGCACGAATTTGTTTCGTGTTAGGTTCCGAACATGGTTTTGGGTCAAATCGCGCGCCGCATTTCCACTGGCTTCTCTCGCTCGCGCCTCGCCCGCGGCTCGCTCGCCGCCACGGCCGCCGTGCTCGGTCTCCTCGCCGCCGAGGGCGACGCGTCGGCCTCCGGCTACCTGACGGCCCGCTTCGGCGGCGATCACGGCACGCCCGCGTCGCCCAACACCTACGCGGTGTACTTCAACCCGGCCGCCATGGGCGGCACCAAGGGCACGAACGTCACGGTCGATCTCTCGATCGTGCTCCGCCAGGCGAGCTACCTCCGCGACACGACGGCCCTCTCCCCGCAAGATCCGAGCGGCCAGGCCCTGCAGAACGGCGCCTACGTCCAGTCGAACACCGGCAAGGGCACGCTCCTCAACCTGCTCGCGCTCCCCTACATCGGCGCCACGAGCGACCTCGGCACCAAGAGCTTCCGCCTCGGCGGCGCGTTCTACATCCCGTACGGCGGCATGGCCGTGTGGGACAAGAAGGACGAGACCCCGGGCGTTCCCGGCTCCGTGAACGGCCCGCAGCGCTGGCACAACATCTCGGGCACCATCCTCGCGATGCACGCAACGCTCGCGGCCTCGTACACGATCGAGCCCCTCGACCTCTCGATCGGCGCCAACGTGTCCGGCGTGTACCACACGGTCTCCACGGTCCGCGCCCGCAACGTCGACGACAGCGACAAGACGGTCGACGCCACGGGCCGCATCGCCGAGGGCCGCAGCTACCTCACCGCCAACACCCTCAACATGACGGCCTCGGGCGGCATCTACTTCGAGCCCCGCGCGCTCCACCGCAAGCTGAAGCTCGGCCTCTCGTACACCGCGCCTCCCGGCTTCGGCCAGACGCGCATGAACGGCGAGCTCACCCAGCAGCTCGGCACGGCCGCGAGCGCCGGCGGCGACACGCAGAAGATCGACTTTCTCCAGAGCTACCCCGACATCATCCGCTTCGGCGCGGCCTACCGCATCAACGAGAAGTGGGAGGTCAAGGGCGACTTCGAGTACGTGCGCTGGAGCGTCTTCGATCGCCAGTGCGTCGTGCTCGAGGGCCGCAACTGCAACATCGACGCGCGCACCGGCGGCGCGCCGACGACGCAAGACAGCTCCGACATCGTCCTCAACTTGAAGCGCGACTGGCAAGACGCGATCGGCGCGCGCCTCGGGCCCTCGTACTTCGTGAACCCCGACATCGAGGTCTTCGGCAGCCTCGGCTTCACGACGCCCGCCGTGCCCAAGGCCACGATCGACGCGAGCACCATCGACTCGTTCCGCATCTACGCCGCCCTCGGCGCGAAGTACGACGTGTCCAAGAGCCTCGCGATCGCTGCAAGCTACAACCACATCTTCTTCATGCCGGTGAACAACATCGGCGAGAGCGCCTACGCGAAGAACGTCGTCCCCTCGCGCTCGCCAGGCGCCGACGGAAAGTACAACTCGCAGATCGGCATGCTCAACGTGAACGCGACCCTCAAGTTCTGAAGGGAGCACGCCCGGGCCCGTTCGGTCCTCCCGCACGGGCTCGCGTTCGCCTTCTCGCGCGACCTCGCGAGAGATCTTGGGGCTTCCGGCAGATGAAGGTACGCTAGTCCCGCGCATGGCGACGCGAAGCTGCCCCCACTGCGGGCACATCATCCCCGACGTAGCTCGGTTCTGCGGTAGGTGCGGACAGAGCTCCGAGCCCGCGACCGTCGCCGCAGCGCCGGCCGCGCCCGCGCCGTCTCCGCTCGCCGAGGGGTTCCTCAACGAGGCGCCCACGCGCACGGACTGGAGCCCCGACCCGGACGTGCTCGCGGCGATGTCCGAGCCCGCCGAGCGAAAGCCCGCCATGAAGACGGCGCTCGGCATGCCCGCGCCGTCGGGGCTCGGAGCCGCGCCCATGCCCGCGCCTTCGGGAACCGCGCCTGCACAGGCCCAAGAGCCCCCGCGGCAGCGGACGATGTTGGGTGTCGCGATGCCGGGGATCGCCCCCGAAGGCCCGGCCCCGACCCCCGAGAAAAAGCCCATGGGGACGCTGCTCGGAGTGGCGATGCCCGGCGTGGCCCCCTCCCCCGCGGGCGCGGCGCCACAGCAAGCCGCGAGCCCAGCTGTCGCGGCACGCAGCAGCGGCCGCACGCTGCTCGGCGTCTCCGGCCCGCCGAACGTCGCGCCGCCGAACGCCGCGCTCCCGCCGGACATGCTCGCGCCCGGCGTGCTCACGGCGCAATTCCGGGTGCCCGACATTCTCCCGGCGCCGGCCCCACCCCCGCGCGAGGCCCTCCCCGAGGCACCGGAGCTCCAGAAAAAGCGCGGGATCCCGATGGCGCCCGTCGTCGGCGCGGTCGCGTTCGTCCTCGCGGTGGGTGGCGGCGTGCTCTTCTTCACGATGAAGTCCGCGGCCCCGCTCACCGCGCAGGGGCGCGTCGACGAGGCCGGCAAAGAAGCGCTCGCCGTGAAGTGCCCCTCGTGTCCCGACGGCACCAAGCTCACCCTGCGCGCCGCGTCGGTCGAGGTGAAGGGCGGAGAGGCCGTCGTCCCCCTCGCGGAGCCGCTCGCGCTCGGCGCGAACGAGTTCCAGGTCGCCATCGACAGGCCCGCCGGCGGTCGAGACGAGACCGTGAAGCTCTCGGTGCCCGTCTCGTACCGCGTGCGTGCCGACCTCTCGGCGCTCTCGGCCGAGGCGCCCGCGTTCTCGGTCAAGGTCGAGGCCGTGCCCGGCGCGACCGTGGAGATCGACGGGAAGGCGGTCGCGCTCGCGGGCGGCAAAGCCGACGTGCCCTTCCCGATCGGCGACGCGGCGATCGGCACGGCCGACGAGTCCAAGGTGATCGAGCGTACGGTGCCCTTCAAGGTCACGTTGCCCGGAGGTAGCGCCGCCGAGAGCGGCTCGCTGCCGGTCCGCGTCCGCATCGTTCCCCTCCACCTCGACGCGCCCGGGGCGAACGCGGTCATCGCCTCCGGCCCCTGCAAGCTCACGGGGCAAACGGTCGTCGGCGGCAAGATCACGGTGTCGGGTCGCGACGTGACGCTCGGGTCGCGCGGAGAGTTCTCGGCCGAGAGCCCGTGCGCGGAGACCGGAAAAAACGAGGTCCCGGTGGTCGCGAGCATCGCGGGCTTCGCGTCGCGAAGGGCCGTCGTGGTGGTCACGCGCGTCGCGTCCCTCGAGGCCGAGGGCCGAGCGTGGGAGGCCAAGCCGACGGTCCCGATGGAGGCCCTCACGCGACCCGAGAGCGTAGGAAAGCCCACCATCGTCGAAGGCGAGATCGTGGACGCGCGCATCGTCAACGGGCTCACCATCGCCGTGGTCGACAATCGGCGGAGCTGCAAGGCTCAGGCGTGTCTCGTCCGCGTCCTCTACGGCGGCCCCGAGACGCTCGCGAAGGGGCAGGTCGTGAAGGCGTTCGGTGTCGTCACGAAGACGGTCACCGCCGACGGCAAGACCGTGCCCGAGGTCGACGCCGCGTTCGTCGAAAGGAAACCGAAGTGAGCCGCCGGTCGTCGGCGCTCGTCATCGGGGGGCTCGTCGCCGCGGGGCTCGGCGTGAGCGTGCTCGCCCTCGCGGATGGGTTCGATCCGAGGGCCCCGAAATCGGTCGTCGTCGGATCGCCGGGCGGGCCCTCCCCGGTGGGCAGGGTCGGCCCTCGCCGAAACGGTAAATCTCCGAATTCACTACCAAAAAGGCGCATCCACGTCGCCTGGAAGAAGGCGACCGGCGCCCCCGTCGAGGGCCCGGTGCTCGTCGAGGACGGCCGGGTCGTCGTCGTCGGAGCCCGCGGCGACGTGGTCACCCTCGGGCCCGACGGCGACGAGCGCACACGCGCGGCCACGGGCGTCTCCGCGCCGGGCCCCGCGGCGCTCTTGGCCGACGGCACCACCGTGTTCGTCTCCGCGGCCGGGGAGGTCGTCGGCGCCCAGGGCAAATCCAAGCGCTTCGGGGTGCGCCTCGGCCCGTCCGGCGCGGGCAAGGTCTCCCCTCTCCCTCTCGCCGACGGGGGCTTCGTGGCGGCCGCAGGCGCGGACCTCGCCCTCTTCGACGCCGACGGAGGCATTCGGGCGCGCGCTCAGGCCCCCGAGCCGCTCGTGGGCGCGCTCTTGAGCCACGGTGGCCGCGTGGTCGGAGCCGGGCGCAGTGGTGCGGTGCTCGCGTGGTCGCCGGGCGGCGAGGTCGTGCGCGTCGGGAGCTTCCGTGCCCCTATCGACGGACCGATGGCCCTCGACGACGGAGGGCGCCTCGTCGCCGTCACCGACCAGAACCAGATCACCGAGGTCGAGCTCGGGAGATCCGCGGTGAGCACGCGGGCGTCCGCGGCCCCCGGGAGCCTCTATCTCGGCCCCGTCGCGCTCGGGCCCACGGGCACGGCGCTCCTCGGCTCGACGTTCGGGGTGTCGTACCTCGTGCTCTTGGATCGCTCCTCGACCGAGACACGCATCGCGATCGGAACGGCTCCCCCCACGACCCCGACCCTCCTCCCGGATGGCGGCACGCCTCCGGTCGTGATCCCTCCCCACGCCGGGGTGTTGATCGACGCGCAAGGCACCGTGGCGTTCGTGACCCCCGAGGGCGTCGTCGGAGTGGCCTCACGCGACTCCGGCGTCTCCACGCTGGGCGAGTCGGCCTGCGCGCGCGGCGGAGCGCGGGTCGCGTCGCACCCGGGGCTCTCTCCCGCCGAGGCCGGCGCGTTCTACGTCGCCTGTGAGAGCGGTACGGTGGTGAAGGTCGCGGGCGAATAAGGACGAGCCTCGTGCATCGAAGGCGAGCTCGTCCGTGCCGACGTCGTGCATGTTGCCACTTCCCCCATTGAAACGGCGGCGTCGGGCGCTATGATGCGTGCATGATCACCGTGACCGAACGTGCGGCCGACAAGGTCCGCGAAATCGCCAAGGCCGAGAACCTCGAGGGCCAAGGCCTGCGCCTGCGTGTCGTGGGCGGCGGGTGTGCGGGCTTCTCGTACGACCTCTACTTCGAGGACGCGATCACCGACATGGACGAGTCGTTCGAGAGCCTCGGGGTGAAGCTCTACGTCGACCCGCTCAGCTACCAGTACCTCGACGAGACCGAGATCGACTACGTCGAAGGTGCGCACGGGGCCGGCTTCAAGTTCAACAACCCCAACGTCAAGGGCAGCTGCGGCTGCGGCTCGTCCGTCTCGTTCTGAGCCGACGCCCCGCCGTCACTCGAAGAGGGAGCCTCGAACGGCTCCTTCTTTCGTTTTGTGGCGGCGTCCGATCGCGCTTGGCGACTCCGGCGAGCGTCAGAGCTTCGCGAAAAAGTCCCAGGTCGCTTGGCGGCCGGGGCCCCAAATCGCGTGGCCCTGGTCGGGCACTTTGCAGACGAGCACGGGGCTCGCACACCCGCTCGGCGCCTCGCACGGAGCGGGCGACACCGGGCTCCGCGCCGCCTGGCAACCGTTCCAGTGCGACCAATGGGCGATGGCCTTGTCGCCCTCGGTCGGGCTCACGTTCGTGTCCGCGAGGCCGTGAAAAATGGCCGCCGCGACCGGGGGCGTGGGGCACCGGAGCTGGCCCTTCTCGTCGTAGGTGCCGCCGTTCAGCATGTAGGGGCCGCCTCCGGCGTGGGAGGCGATCCCCTTCAGCACGTTACCTCGCGCGCACGCGAGCTGATTGACGAAATAAGCGCCGTTGCTCGTCCCCATCGCGAACGTCCGGGCCTTGTCGAGGCAGTAGGCGCCGCGGAGCGAGGCCACGAGGGCGTCGAAGAGGGCGACGTCGCGGTTGTCGGCGTAGGCCGTGTTGAGGTCCCAGTTGCCGCGGACGCCATCGGGGTAGACGAAGATCGCCGCGCCGCCCGAGCGCCCCTCGAGGTCGAAGTAGGGCCGGGCCGATGCGCCGGTGCGCCCCCCCGAGTGGAACCCGAAGACCAGGCGGTAGGCCTTTCGAGGGTCGTATCCGACCGGCACGCTGAGCGTGTACGTGCGAGATGCACCGAGCACGTCGATCGCGAGGCCCTCGAACACCCCGGCCTTCGCGGGCTTGAGGCACCCCTCGCTGCCACCCTCGGGGGCCGTCGCGTCGGCGAGGGGATCGACGTCGGGGGGCGCGTCGACCGGCACCTCGGCGTCGACCGGCACCTCGGCGTCGACGTCCGTCGCGCCCGCGTCGGCGGCCGGAGCCGGCGCGTCGACCGAGCTACACGCCCACGTGGTGAACGCGAGGGGTGCGGCGAGCCGCAGGATGGAGCGGAGGGAGCGAACGTCGGGGAGCTTCACGAGGCCGCTCGGCTTAGCACGCGACCCGGGCGCGCGCTCACCCGGCCAGCCAAGAAAGCGCGCGTTCGGCGAGACCTCCGAGCCTCGAGGGGGCCCGCTCGAACACCGCGTCGAAATCCGCGCCGCGCGCGCGCGCCCGAACACGCTCTTCGATCACGCCGAGCTCGTGAGCGATGCCCGCGCGATGCGACTCGGTGACGTCGGCGAAGCTCGTGCGCACCGTCGGAATGGCGCCGCCGAGCGACACCCAGATCGAGGGTCGCTCGTCGTCCGCGTGCTCGTACCGGACCCCCATCGGCACGACCCGCGCCTCCGGTACGAGCCGCGCGACACGCGCAGCGCCTCCGAGGAGCACGAGCGGCTCGGTCACGGGTCTTGTCTCCCCTTGGGGAAATATCCACACGGCGCGGCCAGGCCGGTCGAGCAGACCTCGCGCGTAGCGCACGGCCGCGGCCCCGTCGCGAGGATCCGTTCGATCCACACCGAACGCCCCCACCCTCTTGAAGAAAGCGAGCCGCGCGAGGTTCTTCGCATCCATCATGGCGTAGGCGTCGACCGAGAGGAGCCTCCCGAGCACGAGCACGACGAGCGGATCGGGCCACGCCGTGTGGTTCGAGACGACCAAGATCGGGTGGCGCGCGGCGAGCTCACGTGTCTCCGCGAGCCCTCGCACGTTCATCGCGTGGAACGTCGCCTCGAGGCGCTTCCGTGCGTGACCGACGAACCAACGCTCGAAGAGGGGCCATTTCTGCGCCGCGATCATGACCGGCGAGGCTCTTCGAGGGTTCGGGCTCGCGCCGTCGTTCGTTCCACGTAGCTCTCCGATGATCCGAGAGCCGGAGCGTAGCGCGACGAGGCTGGGCTTGCGGCATCGAAAGGTCGCAGGAGGTCGTCATGCGCCATCGTCTTGCCACAACGGGTCTCGCCCTGACCGTCATCGCCGCCTTGTCCAGCAACGCGGTCGCGCTCCCTTCGATGGGCGAGGCGCGGCCTGCGCTCGTCGTGCACGACGCCGACGACAAGCCGTTCGACCTGCGCTCGATCAACGGTCGCCCCACGCTCGTCATCTACGAATCCAAAGAGACGAACACGCAGAACCAGGCCCTCAAGGACGAGCTCTCGCGCCTCGCCCGCGGCGATGCGTACCGGAACAAGGTCGCGCTCGTCCCCATCGCCGACGTCGCGAGTTATTCGTTCTGGCCCGCGAAGGGGTTCGTCCGCGACGCCATCCGCTCCGAGTCGAAGAAGGCGGGCACGACGATCTACTGCGACTGGGACGGCAGCGCAGGGCGCGCGCTCGGCGTTCGACCCGGGCGGAGCACCGTCGTGCTCGTGGGGCGCTCGGGCAAGGTCCTGCTCTCGGCCGACGGCCCGCTCGACGCCGAGCGACGAAAGGCGCTGGTCGACGCGCTCCGGAACGAGGTCGGCGGCTGAGGCGCGCTTTTTCCCTTGCGAAACCGCCCCTCGAGGACCCATGGTTCGCGCGTTCGGGCGCGACGGACGATCGCCGGCGACCTCGATATCCCTCGGCCGAAAGGTCCGGGGCGATCGAGCCTCGCGGGAGGAAAGTCCGAGCTCCACAGAGTACGATGCCGGGTAACGCCCGGTGGCGGAGACGCCAAGGAGAGTGCAACAGAGAAGAGACCGCCCGCGCGCACGTAAGTGCCCGTAGGTAAGGGTGAAACGGCGGGGTAAGAGCCCACCGCGAGCACGGCAACGCGCTCGGCATGGCAGACCCCATCGGGAGCAAGGCCGCATAGGCGGGCATTCGTGTGGCGCGAGCCTCACGATAAGGGTGACTCGCCCGAGCCCGTGGGTAGGCTGCTCGAGCCGGCCGGCAACGGTCGGCCTAGAAGAATGATCGTCACCCGGGTCGGGGCGACCTGACTCGGGAACAGAACTCGGCTTACGTCGAACCCGAACCGCGAGAGGCCTCCCCTAAAAAGGAGGCCTTTCGTGTCTTAGCAGCCCGTTGATTTTCGGACCGAGGCCGTTTGACGTCCGCGCCCGACCCGCCGAGGCGCGATCCGAGGAGCGCCCGGAGCCTACTTTTGTAGGTGAGGACGCACCGCAGGATCGCAACGAAGGCGGTCGGGATGCGGCGGCGAGCGGCCGATGGGAGAAAATCAACGGGCTGCTAGCGAGGCGCCGAGCGCCGAGGCAGGACGGAGAGCGCGCACACGAACGGCGCGACGACGAGCCCGTAACGCCCGGCCCCGAAAAAGACCGCATGAAGGAGCGCCGTCGACGCCACCATGGCGAGCGAGAGCGGCACGAGCAAAGGCCCTCGCGCGAGCGCGCGCGGCCCGAGCAGGAGCCCCATGACCACGAGACCGAGGTACGCGGGCCACGCGTGACGCGAGAGCGCGACCGCGACGAGCACCGCGGCGAGCAGCCCCCGCGCGCGGCGACGAGGGCCACGGCGGAGGCCGAGCGCGACGAGCGCCCCGACCAACGCGAGGCGGGAGAACACGGTCTCGACCGTGCCGAGCGCGACCTTCGCGTCGTAGGGAAAGCGCGCCGGGCTCGATTGGTGGAGGTACCACGGCGCGCCGCCGAAATAGTCGAAGGTGACCGCCAGCTTTTGGGGGGTACGCGCCAGCCACGAGCCCGGCGCAGACGCGATGTTGGCGCGAGCTACATCCCCGAAACATTTGTCTTTTTTCGCCTCGTCCCACACGGTGAGGCACGGCTCGGGGACCTTCACGGCCTCCCACGCGCCGGTCTGGGTCTGCTCGCCGATGAGCAGGTTCCACCCGCCGTTCACGCTCACGAGGGCGCAGCTCTTCATGCGCGCGCAGTTCCGCGCCGTCCACGGGGCGACGGTGCCAAACACGAGGGCCGTGATCGCGACCGCCGAGCCGAGCCGCCGCGCGAGCCCCGCTCGCCTGCCGACGAAGAGCGCCCCGCACACCGGCGCGAGGACGAGGCACTGGGGCCTCACGAGCACCGCCACGCCCAGCACGAGCCCCGCGAGCACGTAGGCCGGAGCCGCGAGCCCACGTCGTCCGAGCGGGCCCCGAGGCGCGGCCGCCGACACGCCGAGGGCGAACGCGAGGGTCACGAGCGCGACCGTCGCCCCCTCGGTCATGAGCGCGACGGCGTACGGCACGAGGGCCGGATGTGCGGCGACGAGCAGACCTCCGACGAGCGCGCGACGACGGGACACGGCCTGCGCGAGCAGCGTGTGCATCGCGACGGACATCACGACGCCGAGCACGACGTTCACCCCGATGGCCACGTCGACGCTCTCTCCGAAGAGCGCGTAGGCGGGCGCGAGCAGCGCGGGGTAACCCACCGGGTAGTGCGCGGCGTAGGTCACGACGCCGTCAGGCCACGCCCACGTGTAGCCGAGGCCGCGCGCGAGCCTCCCCGCGAAGGTGTGGTAGTAGACGCCGTCGGCCGCCGCGGGGAAGTGGCCTCGCGCCCACACGAGGACGACGAGCCTCACGACGAGCGAGAGCGGCCACCGCGAGGGCGGGCGCGTACCCCCCGAGGGAGCGCCGTCGCGACGTCACTCCGCGCCCCCCGCAACGCCGCGACGCCTTCGCACTAGAGCAGCCCGAGCCGACCGAGCGCCTCGATCACCTCGGCGACCGGCAGCCCGACCACGTTCGTGTACGACCCTCGGATCGCCGTGACCAGCGCCGCACCTTGGCCCTGGATGGCGTAAGCGCCTGCCTTATCGAGGCCCTCTCCGGTCGCGGCGTACGCGCGGACCTCGGCGGGCCGGAGGTCCCGGAAGCGGACCTCGGTCGTCACGGTCTCCTCGTGGAGGACCGCGCCGGATGGCGCCCCGAGCACGAACCGGGTGCGCACCTCGTGCCCGCGCCCCGCGAGCCGACCGACGAGGCGCTCGGCGTCGGCGACGTCGGAAGGTTTGCCGAGCACCGCGCCGTCGAGCACGACCGACGTGTCGGCGACGAGCAGGCACGACGCTCGCGCGCGGAGCTCGGCGGGGAGCGCGGCGGCCACGGCGAGCAGCTTGGCCCGCGCGATCCTCTCCAGATACGCGTCGGCGTCCTCCCCTTCGAGCAGAGACTCGTCGACCTCGGCCTTGTGCACGACGTGCGGCACGCGGGCCGCGTCGAGCAGCTCACGACGGCGCGGCGAGCCGCTCCCGAGGACGAGCGGATGCTCGACGGAACATGGAAAACCCTCGGCCGGGGAGCGCATGGCCGCCGGTATGCGCGGAATGCCGGCGCGGTGTCAACGGGCACGCGACGGTCGAGCTCGGGCGCGCCCCGCGAAGGCGCCGCCGACGTTCCTGTTCCCGAAAGCGTGGGCCTGAATTAGGGTACGGAATCATGAGTTTCGGCCCGGCCGCTCGATCGCGGCTGACC from Myxococcales bacterium carries:
- a CDS encoding outer membrane protein transport protein, which gives rise to MVLGQIARRISTGFSRSRLARGSLAATAAVLGLLAAEGDASASGYLTARFGGDHGTPASPNTYAVYFNPAAMGGTKGTNVTVDLSIVLRQASYLRDTTALSPQDPSGQALQNGAYVQSNTGKGTLLNLLALPYIGATSDLGTKSFRLGGAFYIPYGGMAVWDKKDETPGVPGSVNGPQRWHNISGTILAMHATLAASYTIEPLDLSIGANVSGVYHTVSTVRARNVDDSDKTVDATGRIAEGRSYLTANTLNMTASGGIYFEPRALHRKLKLGLSYTAPPGFGQTRMNGELTQQLGTAASAGGDTQKIDFLQSYPDIIRFGAAYRINEKWEVKGDFEYVRWSVFDRQCVVLEGRNCNIDARTGGAPTTQDSSDIVLNLKRDWQDAIGARLGPSYFVNPDIEVFGSLGFTTPAVPKATIDASTIDSFRIYAALGAKYDVSKSLAIAASYNHIFFMPVNNIGESAYAKNVVPSRSPGADGKYNSQIGMLNVNATLKF
- a CDS encoding glycosyltransferase family 39 protein produces the protein MRLVVLVWARGHFPAAADGVYYHTFAGRLARGLGYTWAWPDGVVTYAAHYPVGYPALLAPAYALFGESVDVAIGVNVVLGVVMSVAMHTLLAQAVSRRRALVGGLLVAAHPALVPYAVALMTEGATVALVTLAFALGVSAAAPRGPLGRRGLAAPAYVLAGLVLGVAVLVRPQCLVLAPVCGALFVGRRAGLARRLGSAVAITALVFGTVAPWTARNCARMKSCALVSVNGGWNLLIGEQTQTGAWEAVKVPEPCLTVWDEAKKDKCFGDVARANIASAPGSWLARTPQKLAVTFDYFGGAPWYLHQSSPARFPYDAKVALGTVETVFSRLALVGALVALGLRRGPRRRARGLLAAVLVAVALSRHAWPAYLGLVVMGLLLGPRALARGPLLVPLSLAMVASTALLHAVFFGAGRYGLVVAPFVCALSVLPRRSAPR
- a CDS encoding zinc-ribbon domain-containing protein; translation: MATRSCPHCGHIIPDVARFCGRCGQSSEPATVAAAPAAPAPSPLAEGFLNEAPTRTDWSPDPDVLAAMSEPAERKPAMKTALGMPAPSGLGAAPMPAPSGTAPAQAQEPPRQRTMLGVAMPGIAPEGPAPTPEKKPMGTLLGVAMPGVAPSPAGAAPQQAASPAVAARSSGRTLLGVSGPPNVAPPNAALPPDMLAPGVLTAQFRVPDILPAPAPPPREALPEAPELQKKRGIPMAPVVGAVAFVLAVGGGVLFFTMKSAAPLTAQGRVDEAGKEALAVKCPSCPDGTKLTLRAASVEVKGGEAVVPLAEPLALGANEFQVAIDRPAGGRDETVKLSVPVSYRVRADLSALSAEAPAFSVKVEAVPGATVEIDGKAVALAGGKADVPFPIGDAAIGTADESKVIERTVPFKVTLPGGSAAESGSLPVRVRIVPLHLDAPGANAVIASGPCKLTGQTVVGGKITVSGRDVTLGSRGEFSAESPCAETGKNEVPVVASIAGFASRRAVVVVTRVASLEAEGRAWEAKPTVPMEALTRPESVGKPTIVEGEIVDARIVNGLTIAVVDNRRSCKAQACLVRVLYGGPETLAKGQVVKAFGVVTKTVTADGKTVPEVDAAFVERKPK
- a CDS encoding lysophospholipid acyltransferase family protein, with protein sequence MIAAQKWPLFERWFVGHARKRLEATFHAMNVRGLAETRELAARHPILVVSNHTAWPDPLVVLVLGRLLSVDAYAMMDAKNLARLAFFKRVGAFGVDRTDPRDGAAAVRYARGLLDRPGRAVWIFPQGETRPVTEPLVLLGGAARVARLVPEARVVPMGVRYEHADDERPSIWVSLGGAIPTVRTSFADVTESHRAGIAHELGVIEERVRARARGADFDAVFERAPSRLGGLAERALSWLAG
- a CDS encoding iron-sulfur cluster assembly accessory protein, translating into MITVTERAADKVREIAKAENLEGQGLRLRVVGGGCAGFSYDLYFEDAITDMDESFESLGVKLYVDPLSYQYLDETEIDYVEGAHGAGFKFNNPNVKGSCGCGSSVSF
- the maf gene encoding septum formation protein Maf → MRSPAEGFPCSVEHPLVLGSGSPRRRELLDAARVPHVVHKAEVDESLLEGEDADAYLERIARAKLLAVAAALPAELRARASCLLVADTSVVLDGAVLGKPSDVADAERLVGRLAGRGHEVRTRFVLGAPSGAVLHEETVTTEVRFRDLRPAEVRAYAATGEGLDKAGAYAIQGQGAALVTAIRGSYTNVVGLPVAEVIEALGRLGLL